A genomic window from Serratia liquefaciens includes:
- a CDS encoding LysR family transcriptional regulator has product MIVDKILRQFIEVAMFKNVSHAANKLCLSQPTLTHNMKKLEENLGVQLLERTSTGVKTTEYGDLLLEQAQMMQRIYDNTLIKLAFIKARQEQSLRMGTGHAWWYMFVRDSFNAYRKLHPMVNIHIDLGNHLRLMDLLLGGDIDLFIGHEIQGLNPKAGISFLPLFGTTDSMFVRRGHPLLGQSVGPDALLDYPCVELTPDESRYHHMVEDMQPKKLARNRLHLAERVICSTNSMMSAVDMINDSDAVLLSYPSCMAGYFADYGIEPLQLVQPGPRCTVGIYLMREKADAPHVVQMQTLMQQHLEQIRPLLS; this is encoded by the coding sequence ATGATCGTGGACAAAATTCTGCGGCAGTTTATCGAAGTGGCAATGTTCAAAAATGTGAGTCATGCAGCAAACAAACTTTGCCTGAGCCAGCCGACGCTGACCCACAACATGAAGAAGCTGGAAGAGAATTTGGGGGTACAGCTGCTGGAGCGCACCTCAACCGGAGTGAAAACCACCGAATACGGCGATCTGCTGTTGGAGCAGGCACAAATGATGCAGCGTATTTACGACAATACGCTGATCAAACTGGCATTTATCAAGGCCCGTCAGGAGCAGAGTCTGCGCATGGGCACCGGCCACGCCTGGTGGTATATGTTTGTGCGCGACAGCTTCAATGCCTATCGCAAGCTGCACCCGATGGTGAATATCCATATCGATCTGGGCAACCACCTGCGCCTGATGGACCTGCTGTTGGGCGGAGATATCGACTTGTTTATCGGCCATGAAATTCAGGGGCTGAACCCCAAAGCAGGCATCAGCTTTCTGCCGCTTTTTGGCACCACCGACAGTATGTTCGTCCGGCGCGGACATCCACTGCTAGGGCAAAGCGTGGGGCCGGATGCGCTGCTGGACTATCCCTGCGTTGAGCTGACCCCGGATGAGAGTCGTTACCATCATATGGTGGAAGATATGCAACCGAAAAAGCTGGCGCGAAACCGCCTGCATCTGGCGGAGCGGGTGATTTGTTCGACCAATTCCATGATGTCGGCTGTGGACATGATTAACGATTCCGATGCGGTACTGCTGAGCTATCCCTCCTGTATGGCAGGCTATTTTGCGGATTACGGCATTGAACCCCTGCAGCTGGTCCAGCCAGGACCACGTTGCACCGTCGGTATTTATTTGATGCGCGAAAAGGCGGATGCCCCCCATGTG